aaactctccaaaccagaacaaaaaattttctcaataggactcagtaatgagtagctccaccgttcttgttaatcacttcataaaTTCGTTTGGGcctgcttgatgcgagtgtttccaggaggctggtgggaacattgctccaagtggtgaagatggcttcaccaagggcatcaactgtgtggaactgatggccatttttataaacttcccttgccatccatccccaaatgttctctatgggatttaaatcaggggaacatgcgggatggtccaaaagagtgatgttcttctccctgaagaagtccttcgtcaagcgagcattgtgaactgcagcgttgtcctgttgaaaaacccagctgttaccacacagaccagggccctcagtcatgagggatgcccgctgcaacatctgcacgtaaccggccgccgtttgacgaccctgcaccacctgaagctccagtgttccactgaatgaaaaagcaccccagatcatgatggacccccctccactgtgccgggtagaaaacatctcaggtgggatctccttgtcatgccagtaacgttggaagccatctggaccgtcaaggttacattttttctcatcagagaataaacttttttccacctttcaatgtcccatgtttgatgcttcCTGGCAAAGTCtgaacgggcagttttgtggcgttgtaggagacgaggtctttgaattcgttttttgtttttgaaacccttttcccgcagatgccgtctgatggttattgcgctgcagtcggcaccagtaagggccttaatttgggtcgaggaccgccctgtgtcttgacggacagtcaatcggatcctccggctcagcgcaggtgtaatttttttgggtctaccacttgacttttttgttccataatgctcaggatctgtcaaaaaatttagaatgactgtcttactgcgtccaacctcagcagcaatggcacgctgcgagaggccttgcttatgcagctcgacaatccgaccacgttcaagaagagaaagcttcttagctttagccatcaggagggcatgactgtGTGAatgcctgacagaaaatgagaattttgagcagattttgtcttttatagcctgcggtcttaaacttttgatcagctgataaacagcctgtttcagtttacttgttgttttcaataaattactttttcaaagtgctttttgtctcactcccccttcttgcttttgtatattgtagctctacttaaaacctcattaagatccaaatgtgcaaaaggtaaattctagctatttttcaactggtcttaagattttgatcaggtctgtataagtATTGTAAAAAGGGAAGGCAGCTTTGGTGGCGTCTTTACTTTCCTTAAAGTATTTATACAACTGCTCTGCTTCTGCAAATGTAACAAAAAAGTGAATCTTTCACCTCCAAATTTGGTATTAGTACTAAATGATATCACTGACTCCTATAAAGGGCTCACAAGTTATCTCTGGAAATGATGCTTCAGTAGAAAATGTCTTCCAGCTGTCTCTACAGGCTGCAATAAAGGGAACTTGGATGTGGAATGAGAAGATACATTAACAGTTTTTCTGTGCCTTAAGCTGCCTTTCAGAAAATCATAGAAACCTTTGAAGCAATTGACATTTTCTGCAACAACGCTGGCATCCTGAACGAAACCCAGTGGGAGAAAACTATATCCATTAATCTTGTAAGTACCAGAGAGAACACCAAATTGCATAAAGttgattaaataaaggaaaatccaaCATAAATTATGCCACAGTAATGACAGTTTAGGTTGATCTACTTCATTAATTTTCATATAAGTGATTGCAATTATCTTTTGATGTCCATGTTATGCCTCTACTTCAAGAAGAGCCCTGTAATACTGGGACACATGACTTGCTTCACCTGATTGATTTGGAAACAGAAATCAGTAGGCATATTTGTCATGAAGAACAACTTGAATATACAAACTTTTTGACTGAGTTATAGCGTGTTCCCACTGAGTGGTATGGTTCAGGTACAGTTTGGAATGGTAAGTCCTGGCTGTCGAGCATTTCCATTGCCAGCTGTACCCTCATTTCTTTGAGGAGTTTAGGCCAAATGCCTGGTGTGACATCGTACCGGTGTGATGACAATGAATGCAACACAACTAACAACAGTGGAGCACATCCAGCAGCAGGAGTGATGTTTTCTGTCATCAATGGACTGTATTGACTGACACCGGTCAACACTGTCTTAACTGTACCATTGTCCTGTGGACCTCCGATGGAAGGGTCTTTAACGCATGCCACTCTATGGGTTTGTTGTTTGGACTCCCTTTACAATGGAACCACACAGAATAGTGTATCATACCACTCAGTGAAAACATGCTACTAGATTGAGGGTATTTTAAAGCCAAAGGTTATTTCTGCCTTATTCTGAACCTGGGACCTCTCAAATGTGAGGAAAACATAATAACCACTCCACTACAGAAACAAATTCAGtagttgtgtctgtctgtcattagcttagaaatgcagtcaggtgttataaaaaaacaaaaaacattagctCCCAGTACAACACAGACTAGCAAACATGTTAAATACAAGTGTTCCATGATGAACCTTCAGAAATCAGAATACATGTCTTTCACTTAGGGTGTGCAAGAAAATATTTAGCAACCAGGCAGCTGAGTGATACTATGGTTTCACCATGCTGTGCAATGTCTGCTGTGGTCATCAACACAGATGTAaccgtttcttcttcttcttcttcttcttcttcttcttcttcttcttcttcttcttcttcttcttcttcttcttcttcttcttcttcttcttcttcttcttcttcttcttcttcttcttcttcttcttcttcttcttcttcttctcttcttcttcttcttcttcttcttcttcttcttcttcttcttcttcttcttcttcttcttcttctgtgttgcAGATGGGTGTTATCAGGGGAGCCTACCTGGCTCTGGAGCACATGAATAAGTTAACTGGAGGTCGAGGAGGGGTCATTCTCAACACAGCATCGATGGCAGGTAGACTATAGCCCACAGTAAACTCACTACATTGTCAGAACAGTGTTTTTTAAGGTTCAGGATGTAAGTtttacatgtgcatgtgtgtatatgtggagtTCACAGTAGAGTATGTTTTGCGTTGGTAGCTAGTTGGTTGTTGATGAAAGCTCACAGTATTTGTAAACTAACCACGCTCTTGGTTCTCCACATCTGTGACAACAGCCAGTGCACTGACTTTGATGCACAGGGTTTCCCACCAGAATCCTAAGCCTCACTCTCAAACTCTTCAGTGCCTCTCTTCTGCTCTTCAAGAGCAACAACACAACATACTGTTAGCTTAGatagctaacatcaacaaatgaccagCTCTCAGGATAAGACAGGCTGCAAACTAAATTCACTTTATGCTTTATactatttatgcataatttcacatttttcaatgTGAAGGAGAAACTCAGTTTATAACTTGGCATGTAAGCAAGCATTTTTACTATATATTTGtataaagtttatttatgtatCTCCATTCAAAGTGCATTTTTGTTACTTGTAAGTGATACATGATCTGTATCCTGTAGGTTTGGGTCCTTTGCTCAGCTGTCCTGCTTATACAGCCAGCAAGCATGGAGTTGTTGGCTTTACCCGAGCCATGGGGGTAaggcacattttttgtgaaaaatttgcAGTGGTAATTCACACTACACacactactacaaacactacatATAATTTAAATCTGCAcaattcatttatatttattctgttgttgtttttttgttgttgtttttttaaagtttcattcatttcattcatttcataaaGTTGCATTGTTTTAACAAGCTATGTTTCCTCCAAACCACAAAAATGATTATCAGTATTAAAGGTCATCATGTCAGTGAAGATCAAAATGCACTAAATAAGAAGTTAAGAGAAAGATTACAGAAAACAATATAAACTTGAGTGAAGAGCAGAGTCTaaccaaaataaactgtaaagatgaaaaaacataaacatagtgTTGGACTTATTTTTAACAGGTCAAAACTTATTTGAGAGCTTAAAATTTTTAAAAGGCAAAAGGTCTGTTTATGTGATGGAGCAGTATCGGAATTGGTTGCAGACATAGGGCTGGATCTGCTAAAGGCTTGTGTGTATTTaaacagtgcacactaagggttgcgtctttcaaaggtgcaaaatagcgcgtctgcatccagttagtacatttgactcaatgaatatgcaatatggggcgtttacacgcaattgtgcgtgtgctgggaagAGAAAATGTAagtatattaatttagcacatgcaaagtgatttatcaaacccgaaagcaattttgctgatagaaactgtgtctatatttaacacgtctcaaaaggaggtgcaaacgggttggatgcataattgcgcacacacagaagtggttaggagacattgaaatgatggaacgagatgcagagaatgcattttttacccttgtgtgaacatttttggactgatggaagaaaaaatacacacacacacacacaaagtgaaaaatgaatgaacgaatgagttatgcaataccttctatgacaaaactcctccaacgttacatttccttgcgtctagatcattcagcgcactgttatcattaatgctggtgtatcccagagcagtttttacagcgtattgtctccagtagcacatgcaaaatcctcatttaaagaGGGTGGTCTCTAAGACTTTGCACCTTTTGTaatttgcgcaggcaatcttagtaaatTACCCACAACCtgtggttcaaccccacacacaaaattctagattgtgcaagcaaattagtacatgcaaatggggaccttagtagatctggcccatacAGTGCTAAAAAATAAGTACTAGTTTTGATGAGTGTAATGTATTTTATGaacatttgtatgtttttgtcattttactcaGTGATGTTGCTGATTCTGCTTGAGATGATGTAAGTGGTGCAGTTATGGCTATAGTGAAAGGAGACCTGCTGAAATGTGAAATACCTGTCTGTGATGCACACACTTCTAATTGTTATATTGTTCCTGTGATATTTGTATAATATTGATAGTAAAGTATTGGTATTAAAAGTGAATTAACACCACTGAAGGCTTAGGTGTAAATGTGAAATACATCACTGAGATTGATCTTAGCTGTTCCCAGGACTTTTCTGACTGGAGATCtcattcatatgtgtgtgtgtgtgttcattttttAGGCTGCCTCTGCTGCATCAGGCTACGGCGTCCGATTCAACGCCCTTTGCCCTGGTTTTGTCCAAACTGACCTCTTCAACAACATCCAAGGAAACCTGGGACAGTTTTCCCACCTCAGAGATGCAGCCCAACTGTTAATTGACAAAATGGGAACGATGACGTAAGTATTTGCTTTAGTCTGCTCATTAAAACTTTATACACAGCCTCATTAACTTAAAAAGTCTCCAACATCTGAAAATGGataagattttttaaaatcagttaatatacaatagaacaacaCTGTACAAATAGTGGTTGAATTAAATCTTTGTACCTTTATTTTCTAGTGCGTCTGAAGTTGTAGAATGCGTCATCGAGCTGTTGACTGATGAAACCAAGAACGGGGAAGTGTTCTATGTGTACCCACAAGGAACATCATATGTGACATTTCCATCAATGGTCAAGTAACTCCTGACTATGACTGCACAGTCCAACTGTACCGACCCATCCTGAGTGTTGTTATCAAATCTGCAAAGTCTGATGTCAATACATACGATGTGTCAATTgaatataagaataaaatgtTTAAAGACACGGTGTCTATGTGACTATGTGTCTGAAGTTCAACTGACTCATAAAAATTAGACTTACAaagttaatatacattatattttaATATTGACATACAGTAGTTGGTCACGTTCACTTAACACACAAGATACAGTAGTGGTACCAGTCAAACTGATCACAACTTGTTTTCTATCTTTAATTTATTTCCATTGTATGGAACCATGGCCAATCTAATTAGCAATTTTTAAAGTTCTAAGTTTCAGTTTGGTTCAATTTGTTCTCTATTATGACTTTTCTATTGTCACCCAAAGTCTTTTATTTTCTACTCTCTATATTCTCTCtatattttataaactctataagTGATGTTCTCCAGTTTTCGTAGTTAAGTCCTTAACTGCTACttcctgtttgtgtcacatggTTTTTCCACTGTCACGCCCCTTTAGGCTTATTCAGTTCCATTCATTCCTGAATGTCATATACAGATTTAAACAGTATAAAAACATGCCTGTTGTTTTACTAGCCACATAACTTCTAAACATTCTGCTGTTAATAACATTTCTATTTTAAACAGATCAGGAAAGAATGGGCATTGTTTAAGCCCTCTCTCTGAGCAACAAGTGATAATTATATTTTTCAGGTAACAAATATTACTTTAACATGAtattagtgtaatattattgACACAATATTATAAGAATAAGACAAAATAACACTGACCCACTTCACTTTATGTCTTTAGTCCTTGGACATCTTTAAAATATGTAGAAGTCAATTCACAAACTGGTTTagatttttatgtctttttttttccaccttgtTAGTTGTTACAGGTTCAGTGTCCCTCTCCCACTGcaccatctagtggtgaagatgTAGATCTGTGTTTCCCTACAGCAGCGGTTCTCAATCTTCTTCtgtggggcccccctttggaggacgaaaaatctccagcccccccccccccccccccccccaacctcagCAACATTGTAGCAGTCGTGCAATTCtaagttttattgaaagaaacgtcaatattgtaacaatactttttgcttttccttgaataatttgttgttcaaattgaaAATCACTtcgttttttttgcttgaataatggaaataaactcaacaagactgctccgagacaatatttttccaaataaaaattggaaatgcacaatgatcttacaactatgacaataaagttacttttttttagaacaacaaacaaattttggtaataaagatgaacattttaacaatatcattgggtcaatgagcccgtttacactgcacatctcagaacattaaagtgtaaactgtacaaactgtgcaaaaacagaaacattccacatttttcttttccagtccagtccttgtccattctccaaacctaaactctttgtctagtctagtgacagatcaccatggcagtagatttttttgttgtacgtccctaaaatgagtccagggtgctccaacactaaaaaattagttccacctgctacatgttctaacctgaaggagaaaaaaaaaaaacaaccacccaggagagatcccatgccgcCCCTGGCATGCCTTCgcacccccccccgccccacactttgagaaacagtGCCCTACAGTGGGCAGTCCAAATCTGGAAGTTCCTTAATTCATTCAAAGTATGTTTGGTCAGGTGTTGTCATGACAACTCATGCACAGCCTATGATGATATTATTGACTCACAGACAGAATGGGTCAAAAACTGCATGTAGATGGTGGGCTTACATTTGTGTTTGGGGTTGAAAGTCTACGTTAAACCTCATGCAGGGGCTGAATGTTGGAAATTATAAAGACATAAtggtaataaatggtaataataaAAGCAGGTAAAATCTATCTCATTGCATTTGAAGATGCGGGTAAAGTACAATTAGGTTTGACTGGTTCTATGAACCTGATGGCCCAGAGGTAGATGCTGTTTTTATATCTGCAACACAACAATCATTTCATCATTTGTAGAAATAACAGAATGAACTGATGTTAAAAGCCAAAGATCTCATGTTTCTGCCCATGCTtgtcatgtattttgttgtttatatattttttctctcCTTAAATGTGAATGCCCAGTCCATAGGGGAAACCCTGTTTTCTCTGTACATTTATAAAAACATGTCTGGTTCCAGAGTTAAATCTTCATGTCTTGGACCATAAAGTACAGTGGGGGAAAAAGTACCGAACACATCAACATTTTTCCCAGTAAATGTATTTTCAATGAGGCCATTCAAGTGAAATTTTAACTGGATTTTGGTGTTAACTCAAGAAATCCAGACAAAGAATGTAAACATTATAGTCCATATGAAAATGAAGTTATGTGTAATAAAGTTGAATGACAAAGGGAAAAAGTATTGAACACTCTAACTGAAATTAATTCAGTACTTTGTTTATAATGACAGTGTCAATTCACTTTCTGTATGAAGTAACTAATTGGCCATAGTATTCAGGTGTGACTTTGGCCCATTCTTCTAtaccggggtgtcaaactcattttagttcaagggccacattaagCTAAATTTCAtcagaagtgggccggaccagtgaaataataacataacagtgtataaataatgtcaactccaaatgtttctctatgtttgagagcgaaaaaagtcaaattatccAATGGCAATGTTAACATCTACcaaatatcctttaaaataatgtgaataacatgaacaaactgacatttcataagaaaactaagtgcaattttaacaatattatgtctcagtttatcatttacacatgtaaattataacttacagatcacagtggatcaacaaatacacaacacttttaataacaggcagaaaattggtaaacttgtacttcagacatttcaacatgttcatatttgttgaggttatttgtgtttttgtgaaatgatagtttgttttagtgtaaatacaataaaatgacatgaaaatatttgcatttactaaGAGAGTAATTTGGAGTTAggggtatttataggttattatcatagtattttactgatctgacccatttgagattaaattgttctgtatgtggaacctgaactaaaatgattaatatcttcaatgtaaattttacatttcacaaattcctcccatggggcagactggaccctttggcgagccagatTTAGTccctgggtcgcatgtttgagCCCTCTGCTCTACACAGATTGTCTTTGAATCTTGAAGGTTGCGGGGGGCCCTCTTGTGAATCTGGATGCTTCCACAAATATGCGATTGGGTTTCAGTCAGGGGATTGACTGGGCCATTCCAACAAGCTGATTTTCTTTCTCTGAAACCAATTGTGAGTTCTCTTTGCCATATGCTTTGGATTGTTATTCTGCTGGAAGATCCACTCCCATCTCGTTCTCAGCCTCCTGGTGGATGACATCAGGTTCATCTCAAGAATCTCTCTGTACATGACTCCATTCATTGATCCTTTAATGATATGAAGTCTGAACCACAAGAGGAAAAACAGCCCCACACTGTGATACTTCTGCCTCCAAACTTCACTGTTGGTCCAGTGTTATGTGGTTGATGTGCAGTGCCATTTCTCCTCCAAACATGGTGTATTGTGGGAATTGCCTATTGTCCTTCTGTCACAGTTGGACCTGCTGCCTCTAAGTCTTTCTGGAGCTCCTTCCTAGTGCTCCTTGGCTCTGTTGATGGTGGAGTGTAGCTGCTTCCACTTATGAATAATGCCCCCAGTGGTGCTTACTGGAAGAGTCAGAAGTTGTCAAATATGTCTGTAGCCGATTCCATTTTCATGTTTTGCAACAATCTGGTTACGAAGGTCTTGATAGAGCTCTTAGATTTATCCATCATTAGATGTTTCTTGTGTGGCACTTTGGacacaaccccccacccccccacccccttttttttttaatagcacaTCAATAAATTTTCACCCAGCTGACATTAATTAGCTCAGATTGGAGGTAGAGTTGCCTCCTAATTAGTTCTGGTTTCACTTTATTAAGCTCATTGGAAATACATTTACTGGACAAAATGTTGCTGTATTCAATACTCCCCCATGGTTAAGATTAGCTGACAGCTAAACCGTGATGTCATCCATCGGCCTCTGAACTGCTGTCACCAGGgtggctttttggagccataagtgaccatatttagacaaaaggggCTGAACTACCAGAGCCTGAGGGCTCAGAGGTCAGAGAATGCTAAACACTTGATTACTGACTTCATGAAGCAATAAACTTCATCAACCACTGATTAATAGCCTAGAGCTCCTAGGAGAAAAAAAGTTTTCATTAAAATGATAAAGAAACTCCAAAAGTCAGACTCTGCAGGTCAGAGAGTTCTCATgcattgaaaatgaaaataacaggTGCCATTTTTGACGTCCAGAATCTAGTTCTCATTATTCATCCATAGTTCAGAGACAGACTAAATTGTAAAACAAACCTAAaaacactgaataaataaatgggttttaaatgttgggtttcactgtttttactgtttttccttttcttttatgtCCTGAACGGTGATCTTGGGTTTAGAAAAGCCCCCCAAATAAAATgaactgttattatgttattattgttg
The Sphaeramia orbicularis chromosome 14, fSphaOr1.1, whole genome shotgun sequence DNA segment above includes these coding regions:
- the LOC115432465 gene encoding 15-hydroxyprostaglandin dehydrogenase [NAD(+)], which produces MALVGKIAAVTGAGKGIGQALTETLLKNGAKVALLDVNEAAGKSLAEALGKQYGQDKVLFINCNVESDEQMKAAFQKIIETFEAIDIFCNNAGILNETQWEKTISINLMGVIRGAYLALEHMNKLTGGRGGVILNTASMAGLGPLLSCPAYTASKHGVVGFTRAMGAASAASGYGVRFNALCPGFVQTDLFNNIQGNLGQFSHLRDAAQLLIDKMGTMTASEVVECVIELLTDETKNGEVFYVYPQGTSYVTFPSMVK